From Cetobacterium somerae ATCC BAA-474, the proteins below share one genomic window:
- a CDS encoding Rad52/Rad22 family DNA repair protein, whose protein sequence is MSLKEKLEKPFSEDELEFRVGATNSDKTKGLALAYIQARAIQNRLDEVVGIENWKVSYKEINGGFIAKLELKINNEWIAKEDGSGVTDYEAIKGGISCAFKRVASVWGIGRYLYEVEGQWLPIEQRGKSYIFKETPKLNKQQKDSSVEESKKDRAKNIELTFGKYKGKTLGEIFKENKDYLTYLTTNSKDTRIINACKYLLNFKEVA, encoded by the coding sequence ATGAGTTTAAAAGAAAAATTAGAAAAACCATTTTCAGAGGATGAACTAGAATTTAGAGTTGGTGCTACTAATTCAGATAAAACTAAAGGATTAGCACTAGCGTACATACAGGCAAGAGCTATTCAAAATAGACTAGATGAGGTTGTGGGTATAGAAAATTGGAAAGTTTCATATAAAGAGATTAATGGTGGCTTTATAGCTAAACTAGAACTTAAAATTAATAATGAATGGATTGCTAAAGAAGATGGATCAGGAGTTACTGACTATGAAGCAATAAAAGGTGGAATATCTTGTGCTTTTAAAAGAGTTGCTTCTGTATGGGGTATTGGAAGGTATCTTTATGAAGTTGAAGGACAATGGTTACCAATAGAGCAAAGAGGTAAAAGCTATATCTTTAAAGAGACCCCTAAATTAAATAAGCAACAGAAAGATAGTTCGGTTGAAGAATCAAAAAAAGATAGAGCTAAAAATATTGAGCTTACTTTTGGAAAATACAAAGGCAAAACTTTAGGAGAGATTTTCAAAGAGAATAAAGATTATTTAACATATTTAACTACAAATAGCAAAGATACAAGAATTATAAACGCATGTAAATATTTATTAAATTTCAAGGAGGTTGCATAA